A genome region from Schaalia sp. 19OD2882 includes the following:
- a CDS encoding SDR family oxidoreductase, translating to MATALVTGASSGLGREYARQLARAGHDLVLVARNGTVLTQLAEALEMEHGARAEVLPADLATRQGVALVAERLDDATRPVSLLVNNAGFGLGKPFPDNDLGAEESALDVMVRAVMILSHHAARAMRRRGRGAILNVASVACETGAGTYSAHKAWVRAFTEGLAAELAGTGVTATCVMPGLTRTEFFDRAGVDLPGAPAWAWSTAEQVVGESLAAVRRGSVLVTPHPAYKAAMTAMRVAPRWFTRAVVAHLPHM from the coding sequence ATGGCTACAGCACTGGTCACAGGCGCATCCTCGGGACTCGGACGCGAATACGCACGTCAACTGGCCAGGGCCGGCCACGACCTCGTCCTTGTCGCACGAAACGGCACTGTGCTCACACAGCTGGCCGAGGCACTCGAAATGGAGCACGGAGCCCGGGCGGAGGTCCTTCCCGCCGACTTGGCAACCCGACAGGGGGTCGCCCTCGTCGCCGAGCGCCTGGACGACGCGACGCGACCGGTGTCCCTGTTGGTGAACAATGCCGGATTCGGGCTCGGCAAGCCCTTCCCCGACAATGATCTGGGGGCGGAGGAGAGCGCCCTGGACGTCATGGTCCGCGCGGTCATGATCCTGTCCCACCATGCGGCCCGGGCCATGCGCCGACGAGGCCGGGGCGCCATCCTCAACGTCGCGTCGGTCGCCTGCGAGACCGGGGCCGGAACCTACAGCGCCCACAAGGCGTGGGTGCGGGCCTTCACGGAAGGGCTTGCGGCAGAGCTGGCAGGAACCGGCGTCACCGCCACCTGCGTGATGCCCGGGCTCACCCGCACCGAGTTCTTCGACCGTGCGGGAGTCGACCTGCCCGGAGCCCCCGCCTGGGCGTGGAGCACGGCGGAGCAGGTGGTCGGCGAGTCGCTGGCGGCCGTACGGCGAGGATCAGTGCTGGTCACGCCCCATCCGGCGTACAAGGCCGCGATGACTGCCATGCGGGTGGCGCCCCGGTGGTTCACTCGGGCAGTGGTGGCCCACCTGCCGCACATGTGA